Proteins encoded within one genomic window of Chitinophaga parva:
- a CDS encoding carbonic anhydrase gives MTKYEQIFEHNRRWIAEQKAGDQHYFEHLASGQQPDYLYIGCADSRVPTNEIMGLGAGEVFVHRNIANLVVNADLNVMSVINYAVRHLGVKHIVVCGHYQCGGVKAAMQSEDLGILNPWLRNIRDVYRLHKEELNSIEDEGARYDRLVELNVQEQCINVIKTAAVQQSYIKNGYPTVHGWVFDIRNGELKDLKIDFEHILHEIQEIYDLTGHGVKFFK, from the coding sequence ATGACCAAATACGAACAGATCTTTGAACATAACCGCCGGTGGATAGCCGAACAAAAGGCAGGCGACCAGCACTATTTTGAGCATTTGGCCAGTGGCCAGCAGCCGGACTACCTGTACATAGGCTGCGCAGACAGCCGGGTACCTACCAATGAGATCATGGGCCTGGGCGCCGGCGAGGTGTTTGTACACCGTAATATTGCCAACCTGGTGGTAAATGCAGACCTGAACGTAATGTCCGTGATCAATTATGCAGTGCGCCACCTGGGCGTAAAGCACATCGTGGTGTGCGGCCACTACCAGTGCGGGGGCGTAAAGGCTGCCATGCAAAGCGAAGACCTCGGCATCCTCAATCCCTGGCTGCGCAATATCCGCGACGTATACCGCCTGCACAAGGAAGAACTGAACAGCATTGAAGATGAAGGCGCCCGCTATGACCGCCTGGTGGAACTGAACGTACAGGAACAGTGCATTAACGTGATCAAAACTGCCGCGGTACAACAATCCTACATTAAAAATGGCTATCCCACCGTGCACGGCTGGGTGTTTGATATCCGCAATGGTGAACTGAAAGACCTGAAGATCGATTTCGAGCATATCCTGCACGAGATACAGGAGATCTACGACCTTACCGGTCACGGAGTGAAATTCTTCAAGTAG
- a CDS encoding ABC-F family ATP-binding cassette domain-containing protein codes for MISVKNVSLSYGKRVLFDEVNLNFTKGNCYGVIGANGAGKSTFLKILSGEIEPNKGSVEITPGERMSVLSQNHFAFDDVTVLNAVMMGNKKLWEIAQERDTIYAKADFTEEDGMRAGELEAEYGEMGGYTAESDAASMLSDLGVKEELHGTLMRDISGNLKVRVLLAQAIFGNPDILVLDEPTNDLDVETIGWLENFLADYENIVIVVSHDRHFLDAVCTHVADVDRAKIQIFTGNYSFWYESSQLMARQIADKNKKMEDKRKDLMDFIARFSANASKSKQATSRKKALEKLVIEDIQPSNRKYPGIIFRQQREVGNQILNVEKLEKSVDGNKLFADVTFSVNKGDKIAFLSREHLAITTFFEIINGAAQADSGKFEWGTTVTNAYLPNDNSQYFQNSLNLMDWLRQFVPPHITDVDEPFLRGFLGKMLFSGDEIMKKTSVLSGGEKVRCMISRMMLQDPNVLVLDEPTNHLDLESIQSFNESMINYKGIVLFTTHDHTFMQSVANRIIELTPKGIIDRLMTFDEYLADERVKTLRAEMYA; via the coding sequence ATGATCAGCGTTAAAAATGTTTCTCTGTCTTACGGCAAAAGAGTGTTGTTTGATGAAGTTAACCTGAATTTTACCAAGGGCAATTGTTATGGTGTCATCGGTGCCAATGGCGCCGGTAAGTCCACTTTCCTGAAAATATTATCCGGTGAGATCGAGCCAAACAAGGGTTCGGTGGAGATCACGCCCGGTGAGCGTATGAGCGTGCTGTCACAGAACCACTTTGCGTTTGATGACGTGACCGTGCTTAATGCCGTGATGATGGGCAACAAGAAACTCTGGGAAATTGCCCAGGAGCGTGATACGATCTATGCCAAGGCCGATTTTACCGAAGAAGACGGTATGCGCGCCGGTGAGCTGGAAGCGGAATACGGTGAAATGGGTGGTTACACCGCGGAAAGCGATGCAGCCTCCATGCTGTCTGACCTCGGCGTGAAAGAAGAACTGCACGGCACCCTGATGCGCGATATCAGCGGCAACCTCAAGGTACGCGTGCTGCTGGCCCAGGCCATCTTCGGCAACCCCGACATCCTGGTACTGGACGAACCGACGAACGACCTGGACGTGGAAACCATCGGCTGGCTGGAAAACTTCCTGGCCGATTATGAAAATATCGTGATCGTGGTATCGCACGACCGTCACTTCCTCGATGCGGTATGTACCCACGTGGCAGACGTAGACCGCGCCAAGATCCAGATCTTTACCGGTAACTACTCCTTCTGGTACGAATCGTCCCAGCTGATGGCCCGCCAGATCGCGGATAAGAACAAGAAAATGGAAGACAAGCGTAAAGACCTCATGGACTTTATCGCGCGCTTCTCTGCAAATGCTTCCAAGAGCAAGCAGGCCACCTCCCGTAAGAAAGCCCTGGAAAAACTGGTTATCGAAGATATCCAGCCTTCCAACCGTAAATATCCCGGCATCATCTTCCGCCAGCAGCGCGAAGTTGGTAACCAGATCCTCAACGTGGAAAAACTGGAAAAGAGCGTGGATGGCAACAAGTTGTTTGCCGACGTGACCTTCTCCGTGAATAAGGGCGATAAGATCGCTTTCCTGTCCCGCGAGCACCTGGCCATCACCACTTTCTTTGAGATCATCAATGGCGCGGCCCAGGCAGACAGCGGTAAGTTTGAATGGGGGACCACCGTTACCAATGCATACCTGCCCAACGATAACTCCCAGTACTTCCAGAACAGCCTGAACCTGATGGACTGGCTGCGCCAGTTTGTACCGCCCCACATCACCGACGTGGATGAGCCTTTCCTGCGCGGTTTCCTGGGTAAGATGCTTTTCAGTGGCGATGAGATCATGAAAAAGACCTCCGTGCTGAGTGGTGGTGAGAAAGTGCGCTGCATGATCTCCCGCATGATGCTGCAGGACCCCAACGTGCTGGTGCTCGACGAGCCCACCAACCACCTGGACCTGGAATCTATCCAGTCTTTCAACGAAAGTATGATCAACTACAAAGGCATTGTGCTCTTCACCACGCATGACCACACTTTCATGCAATCTGTGGCCAACCGCATCATTGAGCTTACGCCCAAAGGCATCATCGATCGCCTCATGACCTTCGATGAATACCTGGCGGACGAGCGCGTGAAAACGCTGAGAGCAGAGATGTACGCATAG
- a CDS encoding response regulator, translated as MEDTHKLVYVVDDDEIFHFIIKKMMGQQFGQVSVTSFLSAEDALETLIAPVGEDSLPSLIILDMNMQRMSGWDFLDAYRDIKTNIPKQIPIVMCSSSIDMRDMQKVQTIPELTAYITKPLDKTKLKVLEDYLC; from the coding sequence ATGGAAGATACGCACAAGCTCGTGTACGTAGTTGATGATGATGAGATCTTTCATTTCATTATCAAGAAAATGATGGGTCAACAGTTCGGGCAGGTCTCTGTTACTTCTTTCTTGTCTGCAGAAGACGCCCTGGAAACCCTCATTGCCCCCGTGGGCGAGGATTCCCTGCCATCCCTCATTATCCTGGACATGAATATGCAGCGCATGAGCGGTTGGGATTTCCTGGACGCCTACCGTGATATCAAGACCAACATTCCCAAACAAATACCCATCGTGATGTGCTCATCTTCCATCGATATGCGTGACATGCAGAAGGTGCAAACCATCCCGGAGCTTACCGCTTACATTACCAAACCGCTGGACAAAACGAAGTTGAAGGTGCTGGAAGATTATCTTTGCTAG
- a CDS encoding coiled-coil domain-containing protein produces the protein MLYDKHNSNTVITEKTTQIDSISSSRDALQQEYNAANARLDDLISQNSRMDSLVKTKDKEVNDMKARIQSILSNKNATAAQLKEAQELINKLKANIEDYQATIERLEGEKVALTGERDVARKQRDSVGVVKDSLSKVTEVGSVLHASNIKMTPINLKKGGKEVETSKAKRADLMRVSFDLDNRIATSGPKDIYVAITAPDGTPLAVEALGSGRFTLQDGTEKLYTAKTTIDYVSGTTKEGHVDWKQNSDFKPGEYKVDIYNMGYLIGSGNVTLKKGGLF, from the coding sequence ATGTTATATGATAAGCATAACTCCAATACAGTGATCACCGAGAAGACCACGCAGATAGATTCTATCTCTTCTTCCCGCGACGCACTGCAGCAGGAATATAACGCCGCCAATGCGCGCCTGGATGACCTGATCTCCCAAAACAGCCGCATGGACAGCCTGGTGAAAACCAAAGATAAGGAAGTGAATGATATGAAAGCACGTATCCAGAGCATCCTGTCTAACAAGAACGCCACGGCTGCACAGCTGAAAGAAGCGCAGGAACTGATCAACAAACTGAAAGCAAACATTGAAGATTACCAGGCCACCATTGAACGCCTGGAAGGTGAAAAAGTAGCCCTGACCGGTGAAAGGGATGTAGCCCGCAAACAGCGCGATTCTGTAGGCGTAGTGAAAGACTCCCTGAGCAAAGTAACCGAAGTAGGTTCCGTGCTGCATGCTTCCAACATCAAGATGACACCCATCAACCTGAAGAAAGGCGGCAAGGAAGTAGAAACTTCCAAGGCAAAACGTGCTGACCTGATGCGCGTAAGCTTTGACCTGGACAACCGTATTGCTACCAGCGGTCCGAAAGACATCTACGTAGCCATCACGGCTCCTGACGGTACGCCCCTGGCAGTAGAAGCCCTGGGCAGCGGCCGCTTCACCCTGCAGGACGGCACTGAAAAACTTTACACTGCCAAGACCACCATCGACTATGTATCTGGTACTACCAAAGAAGGTCATGTAGATTGGAAACAAAATTCCGACTTCAAACCGGGCGAGTACAAGGTAGATATTTATAACATGGGCTACCTCATCGGCAGTGGCAATGTGACCTTGAAAAAAGGCGGTTTGTTCTAA
- a CDS encoding ribonuclease H-like domain-containing protein yields MTKTLPDSTDWAETYADRAGIFAEFGKIVCISVGFFHAENGRYQLRVKSFFSDDEAALLHDFLQLVQKFHIRFPRFQFAGHNIKEFDIPYICRRSVVLQCALPQALQLHGFKPWELPMLDTMQLWRFGDFKNYTSLRLLTAILDIPTPKDDIDGSMVAKVYWEERNLQRIADYCQKDVVAVAQLLLRFKCLPLMAPEDVVLA; encoded by the coding sequence ATGACAAAAACTTTGCCAGATTCAACCGATTGGGCTGAAACATACGCTGACAGGGCCGGGATCTTTGCTGAATTTGGTAAAATAGTGTGCATTTCGGTAGGTTTTTTCCATGCAGAAAACGGTCGTTATCAATTGCGTGTGAAATCCTTCTTCAGTGACGATGAAGCGGCTTTGCTCCATGATTTTTTACAATTGGTACAAAAATTTCATATAAGGTTTCCCCGTTTCCAGTTTGCCGGGCACAATATCAAGGAATTTGATATTCCTTACATTTGCCGCCGCAGCGTAGTACTGCAATGTGCTTTGCCACAGGCCCTGCAGCTCCACGGCTTCAAGCCCTGGGAACTGCCCATGCTGGATACGATGCAGCTCTGGCGCTTCGGCGACTTTAAAAATTATACTTCCCTGCGCCTGCTTACCGCCATCCTGGACATCCCTACGCCCAAAGATGACATAGACGGCAGCATGGTGGCCAAAGTGTACTGGGAAGAACGTAACCTCCAGCGCATTGCAGACTATTGTCAGAAAGACGTGGTAGCCGTAGCCCAGCTGCTGCTCCGCTTTAAATGCCTGCCGCTCATGGCACCGGAAGACGTGGTGCTGGCCTGA
- the holA gene encoding DNA polymerase III subunit delta: protein MEYTDIIQEWKNKKFKPLYWLEGEEDFFIDQVTGYAEDKLLDEAEKGFNLTVLYGKDADWSAVVNACRRYPMFAERQVVILKEAQGMRDLLKLEAYIENPLASTVFVVAHKQGKIDGRSKLSKLIKEKGVMLTTKKMYDNQLPNWVEAYTRGRGLAISQKACLMLVDHIGNDLSRIANEIDKLLVNLPEGKKIDEADIEKYVGISKEYNVFELQNAVGQKDSARVMRIVKYFAANPKAGPIQMVIPALYNFFAKVNMIFGVKGGEKEIASALSVHPFFVKDYTAAARAYGPEGSERAILLLHNYNLRSIGINDSGVEDGELMKELLFKIMF from the coding sequence ATGGAATACACCGATATTATCCAGGAATGGAAGAATAAAAAATTTAAGCCGCTCTACTGGCTGGAAGGGGAAGAGGATTTCTTCATTGACCAGGTGACCGGTTATGCGGAAGATAAACTGCTGGACGAAGCAGAGAAAGGTTTTAACCTCACGGTGCTCTATGGCAAGGATGCAGACTGGAGCGCTGTGGTGAACGCATGCCGCCGCTACCCGATGTTTGCAGAGCGCCAGGTGGTGATCCTCAAAGAAGCGCAGGGCATGCGCGACCTCCTGAAGCTGGAAGCCTATATTGAAAACCCCCTGGCCAGCACGGTGTTTGTAGTGGCGCATAAACAAGGCAAGATCGATGGCCGCAGCAAGTTGTCAAAACTCATCAAGGAGAAGGGCGTCATGCTCACCACCAAAAAGATGTACGACAACCAGCTGCCCAACTGGGTAGAGGCCTATACCCGCGGCCGCGGACTGGCCATTTCCCAGAAGGCCTGCCTTATGCTGGTAGACCACATTGGCAACGACCTTTCCCGCATTGCCAACGAAATAGATAAGCTGCTGGTAAACCTGCCCGAAGGCAAAAAGATAGACGAGGCAGACATTGAAAAATACGTAGGCATCAGCAAAGAGTACAACGTATTTGAACTGCAGAATGCGGTGGGCCAGAAAGACAGTGCCAGGGTAATGCGCATTGTAAAATACTTTGCCGCCAATCCCAAAGCGGGCCCTATCCAGATGGTGATCCCCGCACTCTATAATTTCTTTGCCAAAGTGAACATGATCTTTGGTGTAAAAGGCGGCGAAAAAGAGATCGCCTCCGCCCTCAGTGTGCATCCTTTCTTCGTAAAGGACTACACTGCTGCGGCCCGTGCCTATGGCCCGGAAGGCAGTGAGCGCGCCATTCTGCTGCTGCACAATTATAACCTGCGCAGCATCGGGATCAATGACAGTGGCGTAGAGGATGGGGAACTGATGAAAGAGTTGCTTTTTAAAATAATGTTTTAG
- a CDS encoding bifunctional riboflavin kinase/FAD synthetase, with the protein MQVHRDLGQLPDFHRAVITIGTFDGVHTGHRFILQQLEVAARACNGEKVIITFDPHPREVLRPQDRPIHILTTLPEKIALLEQCGIDHLVVVPFTPAFAAMSASDYISDFLIAKFHPHTIIIGYDHRFGHNREGGLELLEREQARYGYQLLEIPQQVVHDLTVSSTKIRSSLESGDIALADELLGYPYFLSGTVMHGDKMGRQLGYPTANLQVTDSRKLIPSEGIYAIRVQLAHETQWRNGVMSIGTRPTFNGSDLRLEAHLFDFNGDLYDQVITLQFIAYLRGNQKFNDVNELIAQMDKDSATAKEILAAL; encoded by the coding sequence ATGCAGGTTCACCGGGATTTGGGGCAATTGCCTGACTTTCATCGCGCAGTTATTACTATCGGCACTTTTGACGGGGTGCATACGGGCCACCGTTTTATTTTACAACAGCTGGAAGTGGCTGCCAGGGCCTGTAACGGCGAGAAAGTGATCATCACCTTTGACCCGCATCCCCGGGAGGTGCTGCGCCCACAGGACCGGCCCATCCACATCCTGACCACCCTTCCCGAAAAGATAGCCCTGCTGGAGCAGTGCGGTATAGACCACCTGGTGGTAGTGCCCTTCACGCCTGCCTTTGCGGCTATGAGCGCCAGCGATTATATCTCGGATTTTCTCATTGCAAAATTTCACCCCCACACCATCATCATCGGTTACGACCACCGTTTTGGGCACAACCGCGAGGGTGGCCTGGAGCTGCTGGAACGCGAACAGGCCCGCTATGGCTACCAGCTCCTGGAGATCCCACAGCAGGTGGTACACGACCTGACCGTAAGCTCTACCAAGATCCGTAGCAGTCTTGAATCCGGTGACATAGCGCTGGCTGACGAACTGCTGGGCTACCCCTACTTCCTCAGTGGCACGGTGATGCATGGCGATAAAATGGGCCGCCAGCTGGGCTATCCTACGGCCAACCTGCAGGTGACAGACAGCCGCAAACTCATTCCTTCAGAAGGCATTTATGCCATCCGCGTACAGCTGGCCCATGAAACCCAGTGGCGCAATGGCGTGATGAGCATTGGCACCCGGCCCACGTTCAACGGTTCAGACCTCCGCCTGGAAGCGCACCTCTTTGATTTCAACGGCGACCTGTATGACCAGGTAATCACCCTGCAGTTCATTGCTTACCTGCGAGGCAACCAGAAGTTCAATGACGTGAACGAGCTGATTGCACAGATGGATAAGGACTCCGCAACAGCAAAAGAAATATTAGCTGCTTTATAA
- a CDS encoding AIR synthase related protein, translating into MDQNLYNQRGVSAGKEDVHNAIKNIDKGLFPKAFCKIVPDVLGGDAAYCNIMHADGAGTKSSLAYTYWKETGDISVWKGIAQDAIIMNLDDLLCVGATENILLSSTIGRNKHLVPGEVIAAIINGTEEILAALRQHGISIHSTGGETADVGDLVRTIIVDSTVTCRMPRAEVISNDRIQAGDVVVGLASYGQASYETAYNGGMGSNGLTSARHDVFNKSVAAKYPESFDPGIPAHLVFSGSKSLTDKVEVPGFGQVDAGKLVLSPTRTYAPVIKKVLEQFRVKVHGMVHCSGGAQTKVLHFIDRLHVIKDNLFPIPPLFQLIQEQSGTDWKEMYQVFNMGHRMEIYVPEEIAADIIAISKSFNIDAQIVGRVEAAATKQVTVKAPAGTFIYH; encoded by the coding sequence ATGGATCAGAATCTGTACAACCAGCGCGGGGTGTCTGCGGGTAAAGAAGATGTGCACAATGCCATCAAAAACATCGATAAAGGATTATTCCCCAAAGCCTTCTGCAAAATAGTGCCCGATGTGCTGGGTGGCGATGCCGCCTACTGCAACATCATGCATGCGGATGGCGCCGGCACCAAATCCAGCCTGGCCTATACATACTGGAAAGAGACGGGCGACATCAGCGTATGGAAAGGCATTGCCCAGGACGCTATCATCATGAACCTTGACGACCTTCTTTGCGTGGGCGCTACGGAAAATATCCTGCTGTCGTCCACCATTGGCCGCAATAAGCACCTGGTGCCCGGTGAAGTGATCGCCGCCATCATCAACGGAACAGAAGAAATTCTCGCAGCGCTGCGCCAGCACGGCATTTCCATCCACTCCACCGGTGGCGAGACGGCCGATGTGGGCGACCTGGTACGCACCATCATCGTAGACAGCACCGTGACCTGCCGCATGCCCCGCGCCGAAGTGATCTCCAATGATCGCATCCAGGCCGGCGACGTGGTGGTAGGCCTTGCCTCTTACGGCCAGGCATCTTATGAAACAGCCTACAATGGCGGCATGGGCAGCAATGGCCTTACCTCCGCCCGCCACGATGTATTCAATAAATCCGTAGCGGCAAAATATCCCGAAAGCTTTGACCCCGGCATTCCCGCCCACCTGGTGTTCAGCGGCAGCAAATCCCTGACGGACAAGGTAGAGGTGCCCGGCTTTGGCCAGGTGGATGCCGGCAAGCTGGTATTGTCTCCCACGCGCACCTATGCACCCGTGATCAAAAAAGTGTTGGAGCAGTTCCGCGTTAAAGTGCACGGCATGGTGCATTGCAGCGGTGGTGCCCAGACCAAGGTGCTGCACTTCATTGACAGGCTGCACGTGATCAAGGATAACCTGTTTCCCATTCCGCCCCTGTTCCAGCTGATCCAGGAGCAATCCGGCACGGACTGGAAGGAGATGTACCAGGTATTTAACATGGGCCACCGCATGGAGATCTATGTGCCGGAAGAGATTGCGGCGGATATTATTGCTATTTCCAAGAGCTTTAACATCGACGCACAGATCGTGGGACGCGTGGAAGCGGCGGCAACCAAACAGGTAACGGTGAAGGCACCGGCGGGGACGTTCATTTATCATTAA
- a CDS encoding M56 family metallopeptidase, whose product MTPLIFYLLKQAAIAGLCLAYYGLALRNKAQHRRSRWFLAGSVMAAILLPLVPVYWPASQEGGLTLPVAMQAILLPTVQVGAPQSAASVSLLRFETLYAGIALVLLLRVGYNCWRLWRLRQQSQLSRDNEVILARNANVGLPFSFFNVVFWNTAMPTGSDAGSQILQHEMVHVRQRHSLDKLLLELVCACCWINPFFYLYRREMALVHEFLADEGAAHDKAHYAETILHTVFQPAWALTNSFFHPPIQRRIQMLFSKPTKISFMKKLALLPLGLALAAVMSCQQQSDTSPRIPPPPPPPANPADQLKNITWDDLNKIPADRLESMNVLPHDSIIVALKDGTRYLCMHHHDKVEFKSGDNKEVFTVVENPPTFPGGENALNNFLSKNIKYPNAAVDQNREGTVFVQFIVDQDGHIRDAKIVGNPHPDLDEEALRVVNMMPVWNAGTQAGKKVSVQFNLPVRFTLGKKVAAEQAFFALPWLETATRQPTGC is encoded by the coding sequence ATGACACCTTTGATCTTTTATTTGCTGAAACAAGCCGCCATTGCAGGCCTTTGCCTTGCTTACTATGGCCTGGCGCTGCGCAACAAAGCCCAACACCGGCGCAGCCGCTGGTTCCTGGCGGGTAGCGTGATGGCAGCTATCCTGCTACCACTGGTACCGGTATACTGGCCGGCATCACAGGAAGGTGGTCTTACACTACCAGTGGCCATGCAGGCCATCCTGCTGCCCACCGTGCAGGTAGGCGCTCCGCAAAGCGCTGCCAGTGTGTCCCTGCTGCGTTTTGAAACATTGTACGCCGGCATTGCCCTGGTACTATTGCTGCGGGTGGGCTACAATTGCTGGCGCCTGTGGCGGTTACGGCAGCAAAGTCAATTAAGCAGGGATAACGAGGTCATACTTGCCCGCAATGCCAATGTAGGCCTGCCTTTCTCATTCTTTAACGTGGTGTTCTGGAACACGGCCATGCCCACCGGGAGTGACGCCGGATCGCAGATCCTGCAGCATGAAATGGTACATGTGCGCCAGCGCCACTCACTGGATAAACTGCTGCTGGAGCTGGTTTGCGCCTGCTGCTGGATCAACCCGTTCTTTTATTTGTACCGCCGGGAAATGGCGCTGGTACACGAGTTCCTGGCCGACGAAGGCGCCGCACATGACAAAGCGCATTACGCGGAAACCATTCTCCACACGGTATTCCAGCCGGCATGGGCACTGACCAACAGCTTCTTTCATCCGCCCATACAACGCCGTATTCAAATGCTTTTTTCCAAACCCACTAAAATTTCATTTATGAAAAAACTCGCCCTCCTTCCGCTGGGATTGGCCCTCGCAGCCGTGATGAGCTGCCAGCAGCAAAGCGATACGTCGCCCCGTATCCCCCCGCCCCCGCCACCGCCCGCTAACCCGGCCGACCAGCTGAAAAACATCACTTGGGATGACCTCAACAAAATCCCGGCAGACCGCCTGGAGTCGATGAATGTACTGCCACATGATTCCATCATTGTCGCCCTGAAAGATGGCACACGGTACCTGTGCATGCATCACCACGACAAGGTTGAGTTCAAGTCCGGTGATAACAAAGAGGTATTTACGGTCGTAGAAAATCCGCCTACCTTCCCGGGTGGAGAGAATGCGCTGAACAATTTCCTGAGTAAAAACATAAAGTACCCTAACGCGGCGGTTGATCAAAACCGCGAGGGCACTGTGTTTGTGCAGTTTATAGTAGACCAGGATGGCCACATCCGTGATGCCAAAATTGTAGGCAATCCCCACCCTGATCTGGACGAGGAAGCGCTGCGCGTAGTAAACATGATGCCCGTCTGGAATGCCGGTACACAGGCTGGCAAAAAAGTGTCGGTGCAGTTTAACTTACCGGTGCGCTTCACACTCGGCAAGAAAGTGGCCGCAGAACAGGCTTTCTTTGCTTTGCCCTGGCTGGAAACGGCCACCAGGCAGCCCACCGGCTGCTAA
- a CDS encoding BlaI/MecI/CopY family transcriptional regulator has protein sequence MKTLTKAEEQIMQALWKTGPSFVKDLIDELPEPKPHYNTVSTLIKILVEKGFVDFKSFGKSHQYFPLVSKESYTSKTMKQFVKGYFNGSFSNMVSFFVKEKDLDVKELEQLLQQIKEHREGDKKE, from the coding sequence ATGAAAACACTTACCAAGGCTGAAGAGCAGATCATGCAGGCTTTATGGAAAACGGGCCCCTCCTTTGTCAAAGACCTGATAGACGAGCTGCCCGAGCCCAAGCCGCATTACAACACGGTATCCACCCTGATCAAGATCCTGGTTGAAAAAGGATTCGTGGATTTTAAATCCTTTGGCAAATCGCACCAGTACTTTCCCCTGGTAAGCAAGGAAAGCTACACCAGTAAGACCATGAAGCAGTTTGTAAAAGGCTATTTCAACGGGAGCTTCAGTAACATGGTGTCTTTCTTCGTAAAGGAAAAAGACCTGGACGTAAAGGAACTGGAGCAACTGCTGCAGCAGATCAAGGAACACCGGGAAGGCGATAAAAAAGAATAG
- a CDS encoding cell division ATP-binding protein FtsE, translating into MIADQPIIQLSNANIYQGQSLILSDVNIAVNKGEFVYLIGKTGTGKSSLLKTLYGDLPFREGAGQVVGFDLKKMDWKKVPYLRRNLGVVFQDFQLLNDRNVHDNLKFALKATGWESNKEMEDKIHDVLDKVGLGTKGFKMPYELSGGEQQRVDIARAMLNSPKLILADEPTGNLDPETSDGIMQLLFRICREDDTAIVMATHDYIVLQKFPSRVLRTENGQVIDNAAVNFS; encoded by the coding sequence ATGATAGCAGACCAGCCCATTATACAATTGTCCAATGCCAATATTTACCAGGGCCAGTCCCTGATCCTGTCAGATGTGAACATCGCTGTAAACAAGGGAGAGTTCGTTTATCTGATCGGCAAAACCGGCACTGGCAAGTCCAGCCTGCTGAAAACCCTGTATGGCGACCTGCCTTTCAGGGAGGGTGCCGGCCAGGTGGTGGGTTTTGACCTGAAAAAGATGGACTGGAAGAAAGTGCCTTACCTGCGCCGCAACCTGGGTGTGGTGTTCCAGGATTTCCAGTTGCTCAATGACCGCAATGTGCACGACAACCTGAAGTTTGCCCTCAAGGCCACGGGTTGGGAGAGCAACAAGGAGATGGAAGACAAGATCCATGACGTGCTGGATAAGGTAGGCCTGGGCACCAAGGGTTTTAAGATGCCGTATGAGCTTTCCGGTGGAGAGCAGCAGCGTGTGGATATTGCCCGTGCCATGCTCAACTCCCCGAAGCTGATCCTGGCGGATGAGCCCACCGGTAACCTGGACCCTGAAACCTCCGACGGGATTATGCAGCTGTTGTTCCGCATTTGCCGGGAAGATGATACCGCTATTGTAATGGCCACTCATGACTATATTGTGCTGCAGAAGTTCCCCAGCCGGGTGCTGCGCACGGAGAACGGGCAGGTGATAGACAATGCCGCGGTGAACTTCTCCTGA
- the rpsO gene encoding 30S ribosomal protein S15, whose product MSYLTVEKKANIFKEFGGSEKNTGSIEAQIALLTERITSISGHLKQNKKDFSTNRGLMKMVGQRKRLLSYLSRTNLQGYRALIEKLGIRK is encoded by the coding sequence ATGTCTTATTTAACTGTTGAAAAGAAAGCTAATATTTTTAAAGAATTCGGCGGTAGCGAGAAGAACACCGGCTCTATAGAAGCGCAGATCGCTTTGTTGACCGAGCGTATCACCAGCATCTCCGGTCACCTGAAACAAAACAAAAAGGATTTCTCTACTAACCGTGGTCTGATGAAAATGGTAGGTCAGCGCAAGCGTCTGCTCTCTTACCTGTCCAGAACTAACCTGCAAGGCTACCGTGCCCTGATCGAGAAATTAGGTATCAGAAAGTAA